The Papio anubis isolate east mitochondrion, complete genome genome window below encodes:
- the COX2 gene encoding cytochrome c oxidase subunit II, protein MAHPVQLGLQDATSPVMEELITFHDQALMAMFLISFLILYALSSTLTTKLTNTNITDAQEMETIWTILPAVILILIALPSLRILYMTDEINNPSFTIKSIGHQWYWTYEYTDYGGLIFNSYMLPPLFLNPGDLRLLEVDNRVVLPIEAPVRMMITSQDVLHSWTIPTLGLKTDAVPGRLNQTVFTATRPGVYYGQCSEICGANHSFMPIVAELIPLKIFEMGPVFTL, encoded by the coding sequence ATGGCTCATCCAGTGCAACTAGGCCTACAAGATGCCACATCCCCTGTCATAGAAGAACTAATCACTTTTCACGACCAAGCCCTTATAGCCATATTTTTAATTAGCTTTTTAATCTTATACGCCCTATCCTCAACACTCACAACAAAACTAACCAACACTAACATCACGGACGCCCAAGAAATAGAAACTATCTGAACCATTTTACCCGCGGTTATCTTAATCCTAATCGCCCTCCCATCCCTGCGCATCCTATACATGACAGACGAAATCAATAACCCCTCCTTTACTATCAAATCAATCGGACATCAATGATACTGAACCTACGAGTATACAGATTACGGGGGCTTAATCTTCAACTCTTACATATTACCCCCCTTATTCCTAAATCCAGGTGACCTTCGACTTCTAGAAGTTGACAACCGAGTGGTCCTCCCAATTGAAGCCCCAGTCCGTATAATAATCACATCTCAAGACGTACTACACTCATGAACTATCCCCACACTAGGCCTAAAAACAGACGCAGTGCCTGGACGCCTGAACCAAACCGTATTTACAGCCACACGACCAGGCGTCTATTATGGACAATGCTCAGAAATTTGCGGCGCAAACCACAGCTTCATACCAATCGTCGCAGAACTGATTCCACTAAAAATCTTTGAAATAGGACCTGTGTTCACCCTATAA
- the ATP6 gene encoding ATP synthase F0 subunit 6 → MNENLFTSFSAPTILGQPATIPIIMFPTLLIPTSKHLINNQLTTVQQNLIKLILKQMMAPHNAKGQSWSLMLMSLITFITMTNLLGLLPHSFTPTTQLSMNLAMAIPLWAGTIITGLRFKTKNFLAHMLPQGTPTPLIPMLVMIETVSLLIQPMALAVRLTANITAGHLLMHLIGNTMLTLSTINLSTTLLTSVLLMLLTILEIAVALIQAYVFTLLVNLYLHNNT, encoded by the coding sequence ATGAACGAAAACCTATTTACCTCATTCTCAGCCCCAACAATCCTAGGACAACCAGCCACAATCCCCATCATCATATTCCCCACACTACTAATCCCGACCTCTAAACATCTCATTAACAACCAACTAACCACCGTTCAACAAAACCTCATCAAACTTATCCTAAAACAAATAATAGCACCCCACAACGCTAAAGGACAATCCTGATCTCTAATACTAATATCCTTGATCACCTTTATTACCATGACTAACCTCCTAGGGCTCCTGCCTCACTCATTTACGCCAACCACCCAACTTTCTATAAACCTAGCCATAGCAATCCCCCTGTGGGCAGGCACGATCATCACTGGCCTCCGCTTTAAAACTAAAAACTTCCTAGCTCACATACTACCACAAGGTACACCCACACCCCTTATTCCCATACTAGTAATAATCGAAACCGTTAGCCTACTTATCCAGCCAATAGCCCTAGCCGTACGACTGACTGCTAACATCACAGCCGGCCATCTATTAATACACCTAATCGGAAATACTATGCTAACACTATCAACCATCAACCTCTCCACCACCCTACTCACTTCTGTACTCCTAATACTACTGACCATTTTAGAGATCGCGGTTGCCCTAATCCAGGCCTACGTCTTCACACTCTTAGTCAACCTGTACCTACACAACAACACCTAA
- the ATP8 gene encoding ATP synthase F0 subunit 8 produces the protein MPQLDTSTWFTIIMAMLPTLYLITQLKLLSMNYYQPPLTKNPNLQTHNTCWRPKWTKTYLPHSQPQQS, from the coding sequence ATGCCCCAACTGGACACATCCACATGATTCACTATTATCATAGCAATACTTCCCACACTATACCTTATCACACAGTTAAAACTGCTAAGCATAAACTACTATCAACCCCCCCTCACAAAAAACCCCAACTTACAAACCCACAACACCTGTTGACGGCCAAAATGAACGAAAACCTATTTACCTCATTCTCAGCCCCAACAATCCTAG
- the COX3 gene encoding cytochrome c oxidase subunit III (TAA stop codon is completed by the addition of 3' A residues to the mRNA) — protein sequence MTHQLHAYHMVKPSPWPLTGALSAFLLTSGLIMWFHFYSTALLTLGLLTNVLTMYQWWRDIIRESTYQGHHTMPVQKSLRYGMTLFIISEVFFFAGFFWAFYHSSLAPTPRLGCHWPPTGITPLNPLEVPLLNTSVLLASGVTITWAHHSLMNGNRKQTIQALLITILLGTYFTLLQISEYFEAPFTISDGIYGSTFFVATGFHGLHVIIGSTFLLICLIRQLFYHFTPSHHFGFEAAAWYWHFVDVIWLFLYISIYWWGS from the coding sequence ATGACCCACCAACTCCATGCCTACCACATAGTTAAACCCAGCCCTTGACCACTAACAGGAGCCCTGTCAGCTTTTCTATTAACATCCGGCTTAATTATATGATTCCACTTTTACTCCACCGCCCTACTAACACTAGGCCTGCTAACCAATGTACTAACCATATATCAATGATGGCGTGACATTATTCGAGAAAGCACCTACCAAGGCCACCACACAATACCCGTCCAAAAAAGCCTCCGATACGGAATAACATTATTTATCATCTCAGAAGTCTTCTTCTTCGCCGGCTTCTTCTGAGCATTTTATCACTCAAGCCTCGCCCCAACACCTCGCTTAGGGTGTCATTGACCACCAACAGGAATCACCCCCTTAAACCCCCTAGAAGTACCCCTTCTAAACACCTCCGTACTACTCGCATCAGGAGTCACGATCACCTGGGCTCACCACAGCCTCATAAACGGTAATCGAAAACAAACAATCCAAGCCTTACTTATTACAATTCTACTAGGCACCTACTTCACCCTGCTACAAATCTCGGAATACTTTGAAGCACCCTTTACCATTTCCGACGGTATTTATGGCTCAACATTTTTTGTCGCTACAGGTTTCCACGGACTTCACGTTATCATCGGATCTACATTCCTCCTCATTTGCCTTATTCGCCAATTATTCTACCACTTCACACCAAGTCACCACTTCGGCTTTGAGGCCGCCGCCTGATATTGA